The following are from one region of the Amycolatopsis sp. QT-25 genome:
- a CDS encoding molybdopterin-dependent oxidoreductase produces the protein MKTSRADREPRLPFFGAALIGVVALAAALAAGHLVAGFISANASPYLAVGNGAIDLTPIGLKDFAVRTFGVYDKLVLLGGMAVVMVLAAAAAGVASRRSPVPGIVLIAAFGLLGGFAVAQRPDLDSVALLAPLASLIAGVGVFVWLHRLAAARSRTVEENSGATPSRRSVLLAGAGAVVAAGAAGAGGQLLAGTRDAESSRAAIGRLVPAEPAPPIPADADFAKLGTPTFLTSNRDFYRVDTALSVPQVRAEDWSLRLHGMVRNEKRYSYDDIRDRPLIERTITMTCVSNEVGGTYVSTANFIGVDLGELLREAEILPGAEQIFSTSVDGWTAGSPVVAALDPERGAMLAIGMNGEPLPVEHGFPARMVIPGLYGYVSATKWVEDLEITTWKARRAYWLDRGWGEQAPIKTQSRIDSPKGFETVPAGKVRISGVAWAQRTGVERVEVRLGASGNWQPATLSREVGLNTWRMWWTEFDVPAGSHQVTVRAVDKSGYTQTDARAGTVPDGATGWHVISFTTR, from the coding sequence ATGAAGACTTCACGAGCCGATCGGGAACCACGCCTCCCCTTCTTCGGAGCGGCGCTGATCGGTGTCGTGGCCCTCGCCGCGGCACTGGCGGCCGGTCATCTGGTGGCCGGGTTCATCAGTGCCAACGCCTCGCCGTACCTGGCGGTCGGCAACGGGGCGATCGATCTGACCCCGATCGGACTGAAGGACTTCGCGGTCCGCACGTTCGGTGTCTACGACAAGCTCGTGCTGCTCGGCGGGATGGCCGTGGTGATGGTGCTCGCCGCGGCCGCGGCGGGGGTCGCCTCGCGCCGGTCACCCGTTCCGGGGATCGTGCTGATCGCCGCCTTCGGTTTGCTGGGCGGGTTCGCCGTGGCGCAGCGTCCCGACCTCGATTCGGTCGCCCTGCTCGCGCCGCTGGCCAGCCTGATCGCCGGAGTCGGCGTCTTCGTCTGGTTGCATCGCCTCGCCGCGGCCAGGTCTCGCACCGTCGAGGAGAATTCCGGCGCCACTCCGTCGCGCCGCTCGGTGCTGCTGGCCGGAGCGGGTGCCGTGGTGGCCGCGGGTGCGGCCGGGGCAGGTGGGCAGCTTCTCGCCGGCACCCGGGACGCGGAGTCTTCCCGGGCGGCCATCGGGCGGCTCGTTCCCGCCGAGCCGGCGCCGCCGATCCCGGCCGACGCGGATTTCGCCAAACTGGGCACGCCGACGTTCCTCACCTCGAACCGCGACTTCTACCGCGTCGACACCGCCCTGTCGGTGCCGCAGGTCCGGGCCGAGGACTGGAGCCTCCGCCTGCACGGCATGGTGCGCAACGAAAAGCGGTACAGCTACGACGACATCCGCGATCGGCCGCTGATCGAGCGCACGATCACCATGACCTGCGTGTCCAACGAGGTCGGCGGAACCTACGTGTCCACGGCGAACTTCATCGGCGTGGACCTGGGGGAACTGCTGCGGGAGGCCGAAATCCTCCCTGGCGCCGAGCAGATCTTCTCCACCAGCGTCGACGGCTGGACGGCGGGCAGTCCCGTCGTCGCCGCGCTCGATCCGGAGCGAGGTGCGATGCTGGCGATCGGGATGAACGGGGAACCGCTCCCCGTCGAACACGGGTTTCCCGCTCGAATGGTGATCCCCGGCCTGTACGGCTATGTTTCGGCGACGAAATGGGTTGAAGATCTGGAGATCACCACGTGGAAAGCGCGCCGCGCGTATTGGCTCGACCGCGGCTGGGGCGAGCAGGCCCCGATCAAGACGCAGTCCAGAATCGACAGTCCGAAAGGATTCGAAACGGTCCCCGCGGGCAAGGTCCGGATCTCGGGGGTGGCGTGGGCGCAGCGTACCGGTGTCGAGCGGGTCGAAGTCCGGCTCGGTGCGAGCGGGAACTGGCAGCCCGCAACGCTTTCCCGCGAGGTGGGGCTCAACACCTGGCGGATGTGGTGGACCGAATTCGACGTCCCGGCAGGCAGCCACCAGGTCACCGTCCGCGCGGTCGACAAATCCGGCTACACCCAGACCGACGCCCGCGCCGGAACCGTTCCGGACGGTGCGACGGGCTGGCATGTCATCAGTTTCACCACACGGTGA
- a CDS encoding Asp23/Gls24 family envelope stress response protein, whose protein sequence is MTPEHAPAGQLTETVISPPVIAAVAAHAAAKVPGVVRLEPGLRGLAGSLTRIARQRIKGLEPAPTEGVRAFVDQDGVRVEIDLSLSGLDQAAATATAVQRAVSRAVTEATGLTPSAVSVSILDIEIRGGLS, encoded by the coding sequence ATGACGCCTGAGCACGCCCCCGCCGGACAACTGACCGAGACGGTGATCTCCCCGCCCGTCATAGCGGCGGTCGCCGCGCACGCCGCGGCGAAGGTCCCCGGCGTGGTACGGCTGGAACCCGGGCTGCGCGGACTGGCGGGCTCGCTGACCCGGATCGCGCGGCAGCGGATCAAGGGACTCGAACCGGCGCCCACCGAAGGAGTCCGCGCGTTCGTCGACCAGGACGGCGTGCGGGTGGAGATCGACCTTTCACTTTCCGGCCTGGACCAGGCGGCCGCGACCGCGACCGCGGTGCAGCGTGCCGTCAGCCGGGCGGTCACCGAGGCGACCGGGCTCACCCCGTCGGCCGTGTCGGTGTCCATTCTGGACATCGAAATCCGTGGAGGGCTGTCGTGA
- a CDS encoding fasciclin domain-containing protein: protein MSKLRVAGIGFTAVAALALTACNGSDSASSGGSSSAPAPAPSSSMSAPMSSAASGEGVTTNADVFGPACSQLPQGSAPGSLDSMGPQPVASAASTNPLLTKLVAAVKATNLVDTLNSQQAITVFAPADPAFAALGDAKFAELAGKPDQLAPILQYHVVGKRYDAKGLESAKSLESLNTAGGPVKIEGSGDNMTVNGAKILCGNIPTKNATVFVIDKVLTPGTNKN from the coding sequence GTGAGCAAGCTTCGCGTCGCAGGAATCGGTTTCACCGCGGTGGCCGCACTGGCCCTGACCGCGTGCAATGGCAGCGACAGCGCCTCGTCCGGCGGTTCGAGCAGTGCCCCGGCGCCCGCCCCGTCCTCCTCGATGTCGGCCCCGATGTCCAGTGCCGCCTCGGGTGAGGGCGTCACCACCAACGCCGACGTGTTCGGCCCGGCCTGTTCGCAGCTGCCGCAGGGCAGTGCCCCGGGTTCGCTGGACTCCATGGGCCCGCAGCCCGTGGCCAGCGCCGCCTCGACCAACCCGCTGCTGACCAAGCTGGTCGCCGCGGTCAAGGCCACCAACCTGGTGGACACCCTCAACAGCCAGCAGGCCATCACCGTGTTCGCCCCGGCGGACCCGGCCTTCGCCGCCCTCGGTGACGCCAAGTTCGCCGAGCTGGCGGGCAAGCCCGACCAGCTGGCCCCGATCCTGCAGTACCACGTCGTGGGCAAGCGCTACGACGCCAAGGGCCTGGAGTCGGCCAAGTCCCTGGAAAGCCTCAACACCGCGGGCGGCCCGGTCAAGATCGAGGGCTCCGGCGACAACATGACCGTCAACGGCGCCAAGATCCTGTGCGGCAACATCCCCACCAAGAACGCCACCGTCTTCGTCATCGACAAGGTCCTCACCCCCGGCACCAACAAGAACTGA
- the argG gene encoding argininosuccinate synthase has protein sequence MSKVLTSLPVGERVGIAFSGGLDTSVAVAWMREKGAVPCTYTADIGQYDEPDIASVPGRAKAYGAEVARAVDCKAALVEEGLAALACGAFHIRNGGRTYFNTTPLGRAVTGTLLVRAMLEDDVQIWGDGSTFKGNDIERFYRYGLLANPSLRIYKPWLDAAFVSELGGRKEMSEWLQAHGLPYRDSTEKAYSTDANIWGATHEAKSLEHLDTGIEIVNPIMGVRFWDPEVGIAPEDVTIGFEQGRPVTIDGKEFATAVDLVLEANAIGGRHGLGMSDQIENRIIEAKSRGIYEAPGMALLHAAYERLVNAIHNEDTLASYHNEGRRLGRLMYEGRWLDPQAMMLRESLQRWVGAAVTGEVTLRLRRGEDYSILDTTGPFFSYHPDKLSMERTEDSAFGPVDRIGQLTMRNLDIADSRAKLEQYAGLGMVGGGHPTLIGAAQAASTGLIGAMDAGGAQAIASRGKASAEDELLDHAAIESGTD, from the coding sequence ATGTCCAAGGTACTCACCTCTCTGCCTGTCGGCGAACGCGTCGGGATCGCCTTCTCCGGTGGCCTCGACACCTCGGTAGCGGTCGCGTGGATGCGCGAGAAGGGTGCTGTGCCGTGCACCTACACCGCTGACATCGGCCAGTACGACGAACCCGACATCGCGTCGGTCCCGGGCCGGGCGAAGGCCTACGGCGCCGAGGTCGCGCGGGCCGTCGACTGCAAGGCCGCGCTGGTCGAGGAAGGGCTCGCGGCGCTGGCGTGCGGCGCCTTCCACATCCGCAACGGCGGTCGCACCTACTTCAACACCACTCCGCTCGGCCGCGCGGTCACCGGCACGCTGCTGGTGCGCGCGATGCTCGAGGACGACGTCCAGATCTGGGGCGACGGCTCGACCTTCAAGGGCAACGACATCGAGCGGTTCTACCGGTACGGCCTGCTCGCGAACCCGTCCCTGCGGATCTACAAGCCGTGGCTGGACGCCGCGTTCGTCAGCGAGCTCGGCGGCCGCAAGGAGATGTCCGAGTGGTTGCAGGCCCACGGCCTGCCCTACCGGGACAGCACCGAGAAGGCCTACTCCACGGACGCGAACATCTGGGGCGCGACGCACGAGGCCAAGTCGCTCGAACACCTCGACACCGGTATCGAGATCGTCAACCCGATCATGGGTGTCCGGTTCTGGGACCCCGAGGTCGGGATAGCGCCCGAGGACGTCACGATCGGCTTCGAGCAGGGCCGTCCGGTGACGATCGACGGCAAGGAGTTCGCCACCGCGGTCGACCTGGTCCTGGAGGCCAACGCGATCGGCGGGCGGCACGGGCTCGGCATGTCCGACCAGATCGAGAACCGGATCATCGAGGCCAAGAGCCGCGGCATCTACGAGGCGCCGGGCATGGCGCTGCTGCACGCCGCGTACGAGCGGCTCGTCAACGCGATCCACAACGAGGACACCCTCGCCAGCTACCACAACGAAGGCCGCCGCCTCGGCAGGCTGATGTACGAAGGCCGCTGGCTGGACCCGCAGGCGATGATGCTGCGCGAGTCGCTGCAGCGGTGGGTCGGCGCGGCCGTCACCGGCGAGGTCACCCTGCGGCTGCGGCGCGGCGAGGACTACTCGATCCTCGACACCACCGGCCCGTTCTTCAGCTACCACCCGGACAAGCTGTCGATGGAGCGCACCGAGGACTCGGCGTTCGGCCCGGTGGACCGGATCGGCCAGCTCACCATGCGGAACCTCGACATCGCGGACTCGCGCGCCAAGCTCGAGCAGTACGCCGGGCTCGGCATGGTCGGCGGCGGGCACCCGACGCTGATCGGCGCCGCGCAGGCCGCGTCGACCGGGCTGATCGGGGCGATGGACGCGGGCGGCGCGCAGGCGATCGCCTCCCGCGGCAAGGCCTCGGCCGAGGACGAACTGCTCGACCACGCCGCGATCGAATCCGGCACGGACTGA
- a CDS encoding PQQ-dependent sugar dehydrogenase produces MTRRHLRRGLSLVAGLALAGALLPAASSAETVEARGIPLSELTATATRVATGLVNPTAITALDDGSGRILIVEKRGVVRAYHPRTGLAARPVLDISDQVNGADVERGLLGLAIAKDRRAYVAYTRKSDSAVTLARVRLDTGELTELLTQPHAEFPNHNGGQLAFGPDGYLYWGIGDGGGGGDPLASGQRLDTLLGKILRVDVNRACRPLRYCVPAGNPFVGVAGARPEIWAYGLRNPWRFSFDPADGSLWIGDVGQGRFEEVDHLAKGKGGANFGWSCKEGPVVFDETRCEDGATYLDPVFHYVSGTEGCAVIGGHVYRGRKYASLAGGTYLATDFCQGTAWAVRKKTDGTYESARIGEFPLDATTFGTDQNGELYLADETPGGLHRISFARKG; encoded by the coding sequence ATGACGCGACGGCACCTCCGCCGGGGGTTGTCCCTGGTGGCCGGGCTCGCGTTGGCCGGAGCGCTGCTCCCGGCCGCGAGCAGCGCGGAAACCGTGGAAGCGCGGGGTATTCCGCTCAGCGAGCTGACCGCCACCGCGACCCGGGTCGCGACCGGGCTGGTGAACCCGACCGCGATCACGGCGCTCGACGACGGGAGCGGCCGGATCCTCATCGTGGAGAAGAGAGGCGTCGTCCGGGCCTACCATCCCAGGACCGGGCTCGCCGCCAGACCGGTGCTGGACATCAGCGACCAGGTGAACGGCGCGGACGTCGAACGCGGGCTGCTCGGGCTCGCGATCGCCAAGGACAGGCGCGCGTATGTCGCCTACACCCGCAAGTCCGACAGCGCGGTGACGTTGGCACGGGTCCGGCTGGACACCGGTGAACTCACCGAACTGCTGACCCAGCCGCATGCCGAATTCCCCAACCACAACGGTGGCCAGCTCGCCTTCGGCCCGGACGGATATCTCTACTGGGGGATCGGTGACGGTGGTGGAGGCGGCGATCCGCTGGCCAGCGGGCAGCGGCTGGACACGCTGCTGGGCAAGATCCTGCGCGTCGACGTCAACCGCGCGTGCCGTCCGCTGCGCTACTGCGTCCCGGCGGGCAACCCGTTCGTGGGGGTCGCGGGCGCGCGGCCGGAGATCTGGGCGTACGGGCTCCGCAATCCTTGGCGGTTCTCCTTCGATCCGGCCGACGGCTCGCTGTGGATCGGCGATGTCGGCCAGGGCCGGTTCGAGGAGGTCGATCACCTCGCGAAGGGCAAGGGCGGCGCGAACTTCGGCTGGTCCTGCAAGGAAGGTCCGGTCGTCTTCGACGAGACGCGGTGCGAGGACGGCGCGACCTACCTCGATCCGGTCTTCCACTACGTCTCCGGCACGGAGGGCTGCGCCGTGATCGGCGGGCACGTCTACCGCGGCAGGAAGTACGCCTCGCTGGCGGGCGGGACCTACCTCGCCACCGACTTCTGCCAGGGAACCGCCTGGGCCGTCCGCAAGAAGACCGACGGCACCTACGAAAGCGCCCGGATCGGCGAATTCCCGCTCGACGCCACCACGTTCGGCACCGACCAGAACGGCGAGCTGTACCTCGCCGACGAAACGCCCGGCGGGCTGCATCGGATCTCGTTCGCCCGCAAGGGGTAG
- a CDS encoding Asp23/Gls24 family envelope stress response protein, which translates to MAMNHATQDYLLPCGRDVELVWDRLDEVDAGRADAHELGCPHCRATQDSLRVLRGLTRELVDDDTEPSADLTGRIMSAIRAEVRRRDLVPLASPEPGEVRVSDQAVAAVLRFAADSVDGVRARHCRVHRSGEAADSLAVHVELSLAIAHDFDGDSLDVVRERVTAAAGARVGLRLARLDLVVEDIYDA; encoded by the coding sequence ATGGCGATGAACCACGCGACTCAGGACTACCTGCTCCCGTGCGGCCGGGACGTCGAACTGGTTTGGGACCGTCTCGACGAGGTCGACGCGGGACGCGCGGACGCGCACGAACTCGGCTGTCCGCACTGCCGGGCGACCCAGGACAGCCTCCGGGTGCTGCGCGGGCTGACCAGGGAACTGGTCGACGACGACACCGAGCCGTCGGCGGATCTCACCGGCCGCATCATGTCCGCGATCCGCGCCGAGGTCCGGCGCCGCGACCTGGTGCCGCTGGCCAGCCCGGAACCGGGAGAGGTCCGGGTGAGCGATCAGGCGGTCGCGGCGGTGCTGCGGTTCGCCGCGGATTCGGTGGACGGCGTCCGCGCGCGACACTGCCGGGTCCACCGGTCGGGCGAAGCCGCCGACTCGCTGGCCGTGCACGTGGAACTGAGCCTGGCGATCGCCCATGATTTCGACGGTGACTCGCTGGACGTGGTCCGTGAGCGGGTCACGGCGGCGGCGGGCGCCAGGGTGGGTCTTCGCCTGGCCCGGCTCGATCTGGTGGTGGAGGACATCTATGACGCCTGA
- a CDS encoding SON protein: protein MEQTFPAGGAQWPPPQGWVPQPAPAPPARKPRWLLYGGIAGLVLVLLAGLTTWLPWPSKASRAPFEQALAGLSAAPAVRNSTSAVGGMIETDVKTTAYGETSGTMSFQGKKIELLVVGGKVFFKAPDGLLPGLGAASAGTEELKDRWITGEEALFGPVLRQFESPEKLAARLREALERAEEIPGDQNETVRDVPALKASTPAGDLYVSKEAPHRLLRYSVKRPGGMPSVPEAGSLPQTPPGAGLGDSDVDALSPSETVEVYGNLMANTQKLSGAVDTGVRFDMDGAATVACGGSGCTVTANVSNSASANSGGKVTGQVDATMTANVTIGGRSAGSCRRTATLPLNGSASISCVNAGAGSVFTAVEAEKKAEAEARSRASGGVPVQYRIESVASVSVLAEAIGEVEIRRLIDELAERRSKVGGN from the coding sequence GTGGAGCAGACATTCCCAGCCGGAGGCGCGCAGTGGCCGCCGCCGCAGGGCTGGGTCCCGCAACCGGCACCGGCGCCGCCTGCCCGGAAACCCCGGTGGCTGCTGTACGGCGGTATCGCCGGGCTGGTGCTGGTGCTCCTCGCCGGTCTGACGACCTGGTTGCCGTGGCCGTCGAAAGCGAGCCGGGCACCCTTCGAGCAAGCGCTGGCCGGGCTCTCTGCGGCGCCGGCCGTCCGCAACAGCACCTCCGCGGTCGGCGGGATGATCGAAACGGACGTGAAGACCACCGCGTACGGCGAGACGTCCGGCACGATGTCCTTCCAGGGCAAGAAGATCGAGCTTCTGGTCGTCGGCGGCAAGGTCTTCTTCAAGGCGCCCGACGGCCTGCTGCCCGGGCTGGGCGCGGCCTCGGCGGGTACCGAGGAGCTCAAGGACCGGTGGATCACCGGCGAGGAAGCGCTGTTCGGCCCGGTCCTGCGGCAGTTCGAGTCCCCGGAGAAGCTCGCCGCCCGCCTGCGCGAGGCGCTGGAGCGGGCGGAGGAGATCCCCGGCGACCAGAACGAGACCGTCCGGGACGTCCCGGCGCTCAAGGCGAGCACACCCGCGGGGGATCTGTACGTTTCGAAGGAGGCACCGCACCGGCTTCTCCGCTACTCCGTGAAGAGGCCCGGCGGGATGCCGTCGGTGCCCGAGGCGGGATCACTGCCGCAGACGCCGCCCGGCGCGGGCCTCGGCGATTCCGATGTGGACGCCCTGTCGCCGTCGGAAACGGTCGAAGTCTACGGGAACCTGATGGCGAACACCCAGAAGCTCTCCGGTGCCGTCGACACCGGTGTGCGGTTCGACATGGACGGCGCGGCGACGGTGGCGTGCGGCGGCTCGGGCTGCACGGTGACCGCGAACGTGTCCAACTCCGCCTCGGCGAACAGCGGCGGGAAGGTCACCGGTCAGGTCGACGCCACGATGACCGCGAACGTGACCATCGGCGGCCGCTCGGCGGGCAGCTGCCGGCGAACGGCGACCCTGCCGCTGAACGGCTCGGCCTCGATCAGCTGCGTCAACGCCGGCGCCGGAAGTGTCTTCACCGCCGTCGAAGCGGAGAAGAAGGCGGAGGCCGAAGCGCGGTCGCGGGCCTCGGGCGGGGTGCCGGTCCAGTACCGGATCGAGAGCGTCGCGTCGGTTTCCGTCCTGGCCGAAGCGATCGGCGAGGTCGAGATCAGGCGGTTGATCGACGAACTCGCGGAACGGCGGTCGAAGGTCGGCGGCAACTGA
- a CDS encoding sigma-70 family RNA polymerase sigma factor: MTTSTRSEAPAAGETVLDDATLVARARDGEIRAYEQLVLRFQGPMYRLALRMLGNKGDAEDVVQEVFLVAWRRLDQLQEDAAFVGWLYRTTTNRCLNVIRARKPVADVELDQQESTGSVGRPERAAETSAQLAALTGALDRLTAEQRACWLLREVHGRSYDEIAKTIGATTTAVRGRIARARAELAEVMAPWR, encoded by the coding sequence ATGACGACGTCGACGAGAAGTGAGGCGCCCGCGGCCGGCGAAACGGTGCTGGACGACGCGACGCTCGTGGCGCGCGCCCGCGACGGCGAGATCCGCGCGTACGAGCAGCTCGTCCTGCGGTTCCAAGGGCCGATGTACCGGCTGGCGCTGCGGATGCTGGGGAACAAAGGGGACGCCGAGGACGTCGTCCAGGAGGTGTTCCTCGTCGCCTGGCGGCGGCTCGACCAGCTGCAGGAGGACGCGGCGTTCGTCGGCTGGCTCTACCGGACGACGACCAACCGGTGCCTGAACGTGATCCGCGCCAGGAAGCCGGTGGCCGACGTCGAGCTGGACCAGCAGGAATCCACCGGTTCGGTGGGGCGGCCGGAGCGCGCGGCCGAGACGAGCGCGCAACTGGCGGCGCTGACCGGCGCCCTGGACCGGTTGACCGCCGAACAACGGGCCTGCTGGCTGCTGCGGGAGGTCCACGGCCGCTCCTACGACGAGATCGCGAAGACGATCGGGGCGACCACCACCGCGGTGCGCGGACGCATCGCACGAGCACGAGCGGAGTTGGCGGAGGTGATGGCGCCATGGCGATGA
- a CDS encoding thioester domain-containing protein, with the protein MHGRSVLVRGGIAVATAAVALTMAAPAALADDGAARGRVVEGTGTEGFSVNFEGGQHYVAKLFGLKLSDGSKLKMYCVQVEVGMRTDQDMIERPWNKYPDAASPFNKNNAKINWVLHHGYPAVAVKKIESALGKDVKLNGGLSVEEAVTATQAAVWHFSDGKNLDRKKPLPHEEAEESADVLAVYDYLIGKDNVGIGQQPKPTLDIGPAKASGATGSKLGPFSIATSGDITELTSKLPEGVKVTDADGKEIKAAAIKDGTKVYIDVPKDAKDGNGSFSLKVSGHLDTGRLFVGENYAKVPAQSLIVAESEKTSVVANATASWKQGGAPGPETPAPTTPGGAESGGGDELANTGASATMPLVIGGALLGAGVLMVLLVRRRRSEA; encoded by the coding sequence ATGCACGGCAGGTCAGTTCTGGTTCGCGGCGGGATCGCGGTGGCCACCGCGGCCGTCGCGCTGACGATGGCCGCTCCGGCCGCCCTCGCGGACGACGGCGCGGCACGCGGCCGGGTCGTCGAAGGCACCGGCACCGAGGGTTTCAGCGTCAACTTCGAAGGCGGGCAGCATTACGTCGCGAAGCTGTTCGGACTGAAGCTCTCCGACGGCAGCAAGCTCAAGATGTACTGCGTGCAGGTCGAGGTCGGCATGCGCACCGATCAGGACATGATCGAACGCCCCTGGAACAAGTACCCGGACGCCGCTTCGCCGTTCAACAAGAACAACGCGAAGATCAACTGGGTCCTGCACCACGGCTACCCGGCGGTCGCCGTGAAGAAGATCGAGAGCGCGCTCGGCAAGGACGTCAAGCTGAACGGCGGCCTGTCCGTCGAAGAGGCCGTCACCGCGACGCAGGCCGCCGTCTGGCATTTCAGTGACGGCAAGAACCTCGACCGCAAGAAGCCGCTGCCCCACGAGGAAGCCGAAGAGTCCGCCGACGTGCTGGCCGTCTACGACTACCTCATCGGCAAGGACAACGTCGGCATCGGCCAGCAGCCGAAGCCGACCCTCGACATCGGCCCGGCCAAGGCGTCCGGCGCGACCGGCTCGAAGCTCGGCCCGTTCAGCATCGCCACCAGCGGTGACATCACCGAGCTGACCAGCAAGCTGCCCGAGGGTGTCAAGGTCACCGACGCCGACGGCAAGGAGATCAAGGCCGCCGCCATCAAGGACGGCACCAAGGTCTACATCGACGTCCCCAAGGACGCCAAGGACGGCAACGGCTCCTTCTCGCTGAAGGTCAGCGGCCACCTCGACACCGGCCGCCTGTTCGTGGGCGAGAACTACGCCAAGGTGCCCGCCCAGTCCCTGATCGTGGCGGAGTCCGAGAAGACCTCGGTCGTCGCGAACGCGACCGCGAGCTGGAAGCAGGGTGGCGCGCCCGGCCCCGAAACCCCCGCCCCCACCACGCCCGGTGGCGCCGAGTCGGGTGGTGGCGACGAGCTGGCCAACACCGGTGCTTCCGCGACCATGCCGCTGGTGATCGGCGGCGCGCTCCTCGGCGCGGGTGTGCTGATGGTGCTGCTGGTGCGCCGTCGCCGTAGCGAGGCGTAA
- a CDS encoding FAD-dependent monooxygenase, producing MTNRTVLISGASIAGPALAFWLSRQGYAVTVVERSAELRTGGQAVDFKGATHRTVLDRMGILDEVYRHRTGGHDQTVIDATERPLAVVPGEFTGGDVEIRRGDLARILYERTAQDCEYVFGDSIASLTDTAAGVDVTFERGAPRRFDLVFGADGIHSTVRRLAFGPEADYVDHLGYYYALVETGESDDFRGPGGTSVMYNEPGRLAATGGPKAAAFFVFASPEIAYDRYDVERQKEILTAAFADGGWRLPELMEAVNRSADVYLDSISRVTMDGYSTGRVALLGDAAYGNTLAGFGTGLAVVAAYVLAGELAAADGDHEVAFRRYDEKLRGYAKVARGANAGPFLAPPTKLRLKLRNQLFRRRFLLRRLLWATDKFATDITLEEYPALAWQC from the coding sequence ATGACCAACAGGACAGTCCTCATCTCCGGCGCGAGCATCGCCGGGCCCGCCCTCGCCTTCTGGCTCTCTCGCCAGGGCTACGCGGTCACCGTCGTCGAGCGGTCGGCGGAACTCCGCACCGGTGGCCAGGCGGTCGATTTCAAGGGCGCGACCCATCGCACCGTGCTGGACCGGATGGGCATCCTCGACGAGGTGTACCGGCACCGGACCGGCGGGCACGACCAGACCGTCATCGACGCCACGGAGCGGCCGCTGGCCGTCGTGCCCGGCGAGTTCACCGGCGGTGACGTCGAAATCCGGCGCGGCGACCTGGCCCGCATCCTCTACGAGCGGACCGCTCAGGACTGCGAGTACGTCTTCGGTGACTCCATCGCCTCGCTGACCGACACCGCCGCCGGCGTCGATGTCACCTTCGAGCGCGGTGCCCCGAGGCGGTTCGACCTCGTCTTCGGCGCGGACGGCATCCACTCCACCGTGCGACGGCTGGCGTTCGGCCCGGAGGCCGACTACGTGGACCACCTCGGCTACTACTACGCCCTGGTCGAGACCGGGGAGAGCGACGACTTCCGCGGCCCCGGTGGCACCTCGGTCATGTACAACGAGCCCGGCCGCCTCGCCGCCACCGGCGGGCCCAAGGCGGCCGCGTTCTTCGTGTTCGCCTCCCCGGAGATCGCCTACGACCGCTACGACGTCGAGCGGCAGAAGGAGATCCTGACCGCCGCGTTCGCCGACGGTGGCTGGCGGCTGCCCGAACTGATGGAGGCGGTGAACCGCTCGGCCGACGTCTACCTGGACTCGATCAGCCGGGTCACCATGGACGGCTACTCCACCGGCCGCGTCGCGCTCCTCGGCGACGCCGCTTACGGCAACACCCTGGCCGGCTTCGGCACCGGGCTCGCCGTCGTGGCCGCGTATGTCCTCGCGGGCGAGCTCGCCGCGGCGGACGGCGACCACGAGGTGGCCTTCCGGCGGTACGACGAGAAGCTCCGCGGCTATGCCAAGGTGGCCCGCGGCGCCAACGCCGGCCCGTTCCTCGCGCCGCCGACGAAGCTGCGGCTCAAGCTGCGCAACCAGTTGTTCCGGCGCCGGTTCCTGCTGCGCCGGCTGCTGTGGGCGACCGACAAGTTCGCCACCGACATCACCCTGGAGGAATACCCGGCGCTCGCCTGGCAGTGCTGA